Proteins from a genomic interval of Gossypium hirsutum isolate 1008001.06 chromosome A09, Gossypium_hirsutum_v2.1, whole genome shotgun sequence:
- the LOC107889363 gene encoding protein-tyrosine-phosphatase PTP1 isoform X4: protein MAAAANPRSFYSGSNPPHPNRFVFSADPPPKISLTPDQFNYCSEALKLFSQKLQMPDEINREFSHLQANRITPSEMMRRCTVGFNGANLDKNRYSDVIPFDTNRVVLNSCKDYRPTAKGYINASFVTTSSSENISKFIATQGPLPHTYEDFWEMVIQCHCPVIVMLTRLVDNYKTVKCGDYFQAENGPRQFGNICIDTKWIQETETSLLIRNLEVNYKESEDPPLSVLHIQYPEWPDHGVPTDTLAVREILKRVLQVPVNIGPILVHCSAGIGRTGTYCAIHNTVQRILIGDMSALDLANTISMFRSQRIGMVQTMDQYFFCYKAIVDELKELISDFSSEHSSKC, encoded by the exons ATGGCTGCCGCCGCTAATCCCCGCTCTTTCTACTCGGGTTCCAATCCTCCTCACCCCAACCGCTTTGTTTTCTCAGCCGATCCTCCTCCCAAAATCTCACTCACTCCCGATCAATTCAACTACTGCTCTGAGGCTCTCAAATTGTTCTCCCAAAAGCTCCAGATGCCCGACGAAATCAACCGCGAGTTCTCGCACTTACAG GCAAATAGGATTACACCTTCGGAGATGATGAGGAGATGCACAGTGGGTTTTAACGGTGCTAATTTGGACAAGAATCGATACTCTGATGTCATACCAT TCGACACGAACAGGGTAGTTCTTAATTCATGTAAAGATTACAGGCCAACTGCAAAGGGTTATATCAATGCCAGCTTTGTCACG ACTTCTTCTTCTGAAAACATTTCTAAGTTTATAGCCACGCAAGGTCCATTACCTCACACCTACGAGGACTTCTGGGAGATGGTTATCCAATGCCATTGCCCTGTCATTGTGATGCTTACTCGGTTGGTTGATAATTATAAG ACGGTAAAATGTGGAGATTACTTTCAAGCAGAAAATGGTCCTAGACAATTTGGCAATATCTGTATTGATACTAAATGGATACAAGAAACAGAAACCTCATTATTGATACGCAACTTGGAAGTAAATTATAAGGAG TCAGAGGACCCACCATTATCAGTTTTGCACATTCAATATCCTGAGTGGCCTGACCATGGAGTTCCCACTGACACTCTTGCTGTTCGTGAAATCTTGAAAAGAGTATTACAAGTACCAGTAAATATTGGCCCAATACTGGTGCATTGCAG TGCAGGTATTGGGAGGACTGGAACATACTGTGCTATTCATAACACCGTCCAGAGAATCCTCATTGGGGACATGTCTGCATTAGACCTTGCTAATACGATATCTATGTTCAGGTCCCAGCGCATCGGAATGGTTCAAACCATG GACCAATATTTTTTCTGCTACAAAGCTATTGTTGATGAATTGAAAGAGCTCATCTCAGACTTCAGCAGTGAACACAGTTCAAAATG CTAG
- the LOC107889364 gene encoding pentatricopeptide repeat-containing protein At4g38150, whose translation MPSMAMAKVRICLCLFSSKHSSSLSFFIRKAYFFSLRTFLNNSNPTTSSSFYLPTATHSRFTILSSPFSSSPRTPNPTKINTKVNFSPPNSDSEDEQEQKNNSKQEFDKSKFRPPYDPFNKKPVIEEVEDPKNLQQVFHNMRGDSLINNAVKMFDALSKDGLTHEALELFSEFKDRGQMPDVVAHTAVIEAYANAGQSKEAHKSYMRMLASGVAPNAYTYTVLIKALAAADAKHLVDAKRYLMEMIGKGMRPNALTYTAVFEAFARVEKMEEAKEFLGQMKEKGFAADEKDVRAVLSNKRGPVFRSIMSVLFDK comes from the coding sequence ATGCCATCCATGGCCATGGCTAAGGTAAGAATATGTCTTTGCCTTTTTTCATCTAAACATTCATCATCCCTGTCTTTCTTCATTAGAAAAGCCTATTTCTTCTCACTTCGAACGTTTCTCAACAACTCAAACCCCACTACTTCCTCTTCATTTTATCTACCCACTGCAACCCATAGTAGATTTACAATACTCTCATCCCCCTTCTCTTCCTCTCCCCGCACCCCAAACCCTACCAAAATTAACACCAAGGTCAACTTTTCTCCCCCTAACTCAGACTCTGAAGATGAACAAGAACAAAAAAACAATTCCAAACAAGAATTTGACAAATCCAAATTCCGTCCTCCTTACGACCCCTTTAACAAGAAACCGGTTATCGAAGAAGTGGAAGACCCCAAAAACCTGCAACAAGTGTTCCACAATATGAGAGGAGACAGCCTAATCAACAATGCTGTTAAGATGTTCGATGCATTGTCAAAAGACGGACTGACCCATGAAGCATTGGAACTTTTTTCAGAGTTTAAAGATAGGGGCCAGATGCCGGACGTTGTTGCTCATACAGCGGTTATTGAAGCTTATGCCAACGCGGGACAGAGTAAAGAAGCTCACAAAAGTTATATGCGGATGTTGGCATCTGGGGTTGCACCCAATGCTTACACTTATACTGTTCTCATCAAAGCTCTTGCCGCTGCTGATGCTAAACATCTTGTGGATGCAAAAAggtatttgatggagatgataggGAAAGGGATGAGGCCTAATGCACTTACTTACACGGCGGTTTTTGAGGCGTTTGCGAGGGTGGAGAAAATGGAGGAGGCCAAGGAGTTTTTGGGGCAGATGAAGGAGAAGGGATTTGCGGCTGATGAGAAGGATGTGAGAGCGGTTCTTAGTAATAAGAGAGGGCCAGTATTTCGAAGCATTATGAGTGTGCTGTTTGATAAATGA
- the LOC107889363 gene encoding protein-tyrosine-phosphatase PTP1 isoform X2 — protein MAAAANPRSFYSGSNPPHPNRFVFSADPPPKISLTPDQFNYCSEALKLFSQKLQMPDEINREFSHLQANRITPSEMMRRCTVGFNGANLDKNRYSDVIPCTLKSLFFFQIDTNRVVLNSCKDYRPTAKGYINASFVTTSSSENISKFIATQGPLPHTYEDFWEMVIQCHCPVIVMLTRLVDNYKTVKCGDYFQAENGPRQFGNICIDTKWIQETETSLLIRNLEVNYKESEDPPLSVLHIQYPEWPDHGVPTDTLAVREILKRVLQVPVNIGPILVHCSAGIGRTGTYCAIHNTVQRILIGDMSALDLANTISMFRSQRIGMVQTMDQYFFCYKAIVDELKELISDFSSEHSSKC, from the exons ATGGCTGCCGCCGCTAATCCCCGCTCTTTCTACTCGGGTTCCAATCCTCCTCACCCCAACCGCTTTGTTTTCTCAGCCGATCCTCCTCCCAAAATCTCACTCACTCCCGATCAATTCAACTACTGCTCTGAGGCTCTCAAATTGTTCTCCCAAAAGCTCCAGATGCCCGACGAAATCAACCGCGAGTTCTCGCACTTACAG GCAAATAGGATTACACCTTCGGAGATGATGAGGAGATGCACAGTGGGTTTTAACGGTGCTAATTTGGACAAGAATCGATACTCTGATGTCATACCATGTActttaaaaagtttattttttttccaaa TCGACACGAACAGGGTAGTTCTTAATTCATGTAAAGATTACAGGCCAACTGCAAAGGGTTATATCAATGCCAGCTTTGTCACG ACTTCTTCTTCTGAAAACATTTCTAAGTTTATAGCCACGCAAGGTCCATTACCTCACACCTACGAGGACTTCTGGGAGATGGTTATCCAATGCCATTGCCCTGTCATTGTGATGCTTACTCGGTTGGTTGATAATTATAAG ACGGTAAAATGTGGAGATTACTTTCAAGCAGAAAATGGTCCTAGACAATTTGGCAATATCTGTATTGATACTAAATGGATACAAGAAACAGAAACCTCATTATTGATACGCAACTTGGAAGTAAATTATAAGGAG TCAGAGGACCCACCATTATCAGTTTTGCACATTCAATATCCTGAGTGGCCTGACCATGGAGTTCCCACTGACACTCTTGCTGTTCGTGAAATCTTGAAAAGAGTATTACAAGTACCAGTAAATATTGGCCCAATACTGGTGCATTGCAG TGCAGGTATTGGGAGGACTGGAACATACTGTGCTATTCATAACACCGTCCAGAGAATCCTCATTGGGGACATGTCTGCATTAGACCTTGCTAATACGATATCTATGTTCAGGTCCCAGCGCATCGGAATGGTTCAAACCATG GACCAATATTTTTTCTGCTACAAAGCTATTGTTGATGAATTGAAAGAGCTCATCTCAGACTTCAGCAGTGAACACAGTTCAAAATG CTAG
- the LOC107889363 gene encoding protein-tyrosine-phosphatase PTP1 isoform X1, producing MAAAANPRSFYSGSNPPHPNRFVFSADPPPKISLTPDQFNYCSEALKLFSQKLQMPDEINREFSHLQANRITPSEMMRRCTVGFNGANLDKNRYSDVIPCTLKSLFFFQIDTNRVVLNSCKDYRPTAKGYINASFVTTSSSENISKFIATQGPLPHTYEDFWEMVIQCHCPVIVMLTRLVDNYKTVKCGDYFQAENGPRQFGNICIDTKWIQETETSLLIRNLEVNYKESEDPPLSVLHIQYPEWPDHGVPTDTLAVREILKRVLQVPVNIGPILVHCSAGIGRTGTYCAIHNTVQRILIGDMSALDLANTISMFRSQRIGMVQTMDQYFFCYKAIVDELKELISDFSSEHSSKWIPNRS from the exons ATGGCTGCCGCCGCTAATCCCCGCTCTTTCTACTCGGGTTCCAATCCTCCTCACCCCAACCGCTTTGTTTTCTCAGCCGATCCTCCTCCCAAAATCTCACTCACTCCCGATCAATTCAACTACTGCTCTGAGGCTCTCAAATTGTTCTCCCAAAAGCTCCAGATGCCCGACGAAATCAACCGCGAGTTCTCGCACTTACAG GCAAATAGGATTACACCTTCGGAGATGATGAGGAGATGCACAGTGGGTTTTAACGGTGCTAATTTGGACAAGAATCGATACTCTGATGTCATACCATGTActttaaaaagtttattttttttccaaa TCGACACGAACAGGGTAGTTCTTAATTCATGTAAAGATTACAGGCCAACTGCAAAGGGTTATATCAATGCCAGCTTTGTCACG ACTTCTTCTTCTGAAAACATTTCTAAGTTTATAGCCACGCAAGGTCCATTACCTCACACCTACGAGGACTTCTGGGAGATGGTTATCCAATGCCATTGCCCTGTCATTGTGATGCTTACTCGGTTGGTTGATAATTATAAG ACGGTAAAATGTGGAGATTACTTTCAAGCAGAAAATGGTCCTAGACAATTTGGCAATATCTGTATTGATACTAAATGGATACAAGAAACAGAAACCTCATTATTGATACGCAACTTGGAAGTAAATTATAAGGAG TCAGAGGACCCACCATTATCAGTTTTGCACATTCAATATCCTGAGTGGCCTGACCATGGAGTTCCCACTGACACTCTTGCTGTTCGTGAAATCTTGAAAAGAGTATTACAAGTACCAGTAAATATTGGCCCAATACTGGTGCATTGCAG TGCAGGTATTGGGAGGACTGGAACATACTGTGCTATTCATAACACCGTCCAGAGAATCCTCATTGGGGACATGTCTGCATTAGACCTTGCTAATACGATATCTATGTTCAGGTCCCAGCGCATCGGAATGGTTCAAACCATG GACCAATATTTTTTCTGCTACAAAGCTATTGTTGATGAATTGAAAGAGCTCATCTCAGACTTCAGCAGTGAACACAGTTCAAAATG GATTCCCAACCGAAGCTGA
- the LOC107889363 gene encoding protein-tyrosine-phosphatase PTP1 isoform X3: MAAAANPRSFYSGSNPPHPNRFVFSADPPPKISLTPDQFNYCSEALKLFSQKLQMPDEINREFSHLQANRITPSEMMRRCTVGFNGANLDKNRYSDVIPFDTNRVVLNSCKDYRPTAKGYINASFVTTSSSENISKFIATQGPLPHTYEDFWEMVIQCHCPVIVMLTRLVDNYKTVKCGDYFQAENGPRQFGNICIDTKWIQETETSLLIRNLEVNYKESEDPPLSVLHIQYPEWPDHGVPTDTLAVREILKRVLQVPVNIGPILVHCSAGIGRTGTYCAIHNTVQRILIGDMSALDLANTISMFRSQRIGMVQTMDQYFFCYKAIVDELKELISDFSSEHSSKWIPNRS; the protein is encoded by the exons ATGGCTGCCGCCGCTAATCCCCGCTCTTTCTACTCGGGTTCCAATCCTCCTCACCCCAACCGCTTTGTTTTCTCAGCCGATCCTCCTCCCAAAATCTCACTCACTCCCGATCAATTCAACTACTGCTCTGAGGCTCTCAAATTGTTCTCCCAAAAGCTCCAGATGCCCGACGAAATCAACCGCGAGTTCTCGCACTTACAG GCAAATAGGATTACACCTTCGGAGATGATGAGGAGATGCACAGTGGGTTTTAACGGTGCTAATTTGGACAAGAATCGATACTCTGATGTCATACCAT TCGACACGAACAGGGTAGTTCTTAATTCATGTAAAGATTACAGGCCAACTGCAAAGGGTTATATCAATGCCAGCTTTGTCACG ACTTCTTCTTCTGAAAACATTTCTAAGTTTATAGCCACGCAAGGTCCATTACCTCACACCTACGAGGACTTCTGGGAGATGGTTATCCAATGCCATTGCCCTGTCATTGTGATGCTTACTCGGTTGGTTGATAATTATAAG ACGGTAAAATGTGGAGATTACTTTCAAGCAGAAAATGGTCCTAGACAATTTGGCAATATCTGTATTGATACTAAATGGATACAAGAAACAGAAACCTCATTATTGATACGCAACTTGGAAGTAAATTATAAGGAG TCAGAGGACCCACCATTATCAGTTTTGCACATTCAATATCCTGAGTGGCCTGACCATGGAGTTCCCACTGACACTCTTGCTGTTCGTGAAATCTTGAAAAGAGTATTACAAGTACCAGTAAATATTGGCCCAATACTGGTGCATTGCAG TGCAGGTATTGGGAGGACTGGAACATACTGTGCTATTCATAACACCGTCCAGAGAATCCTCATTGGGGACATGTCTGCATTAGACCTTGCTAATACGATATCTATGTTCAGGTCCCAGCGCATCGGAATGGTTCAAACCATG GACCAATATTTTTTCTGCTACAAAGCTATTGTTGATGAATTGAAAGAGCTCATCTCAGACTTCAGCAGTGAACACAGTTCAAAATG GATTCCCAACCGAAGCTGA